A stretch of Lathyrus oleraceus cultivar Zhongwan6 chromosome 6, CAAS_Psat_ZW6_1.0, whole genome shotgun sequence DNA encodes these proteins:
- the LOC127094900 gene encoding uncharacterized protein LOC127094900 gives MGSERRNTLPLKFKLPRVDTLITLCNKVTPCKKNNFIYRYGRILDLITTPIEVSALVALSQYYDPPLRCFTFQDFQLAPTIEEYERLLGWYVKDHPPFTKLGEPLMPESVAEALHLPIEEVSLGLGPRGFARKFLEEKAWALEKEGKWLPFSAILALLIYGVVLFPNDDDYINLSIISVFVSGNLVPALVSDVYYCLHTRHEKRKGVVLSCASLLYTWLISHMPQKGPWVYFLKDLRWSQKFASLTAEALVWSQKGLYL, from the coding sequence ATGGGCTCAGAAAGAAGGAATACCCTCCCACTCAAGTTCAAGCTTCCTAGAGTGGACACCCTGATAACTCTCTGCAACAAGGTGACTCCTTGCAAGAAGAACAACTTCATCTACAGATATGGGAGGATCCTCGATCTCATTACTACTCCGATAGAAGTATCAGCTTTGGTGGCCTTGTCCCAGTATTATGATCCACCTCTCAGATGTTTCACGTTCCAAGACTTCCAGCTGGCTCCAACTATTGAAGAGTATGAGAGACTCCTAGGTTGGTACGTGAAGGACCACCCTCCATTCACTAAGTTGGGCGAACCATTGATGCCTGAATCGGTCGCTGAAGCACTCCATCTACCTATTGAAGAGGTCTCCCTTGGTCTGGGACCAAGGGGGTTTGCTAGAAAGTTCTTGGAAGAAAAGGCGTGGGCCTTGGAAAAAGAGGGGAAATGGCTTCCTTTCAGTGCCATCCTTGCTCTACTGATTTATGGAGTCGTCCTGTTCCCAAATGACGACGACTACATAAACCTCTCCATCATCAGTGTGTTTGTGTCTGGGAATCTTGTCCCTGCATTGGTGTCTGATGTGTACTACTGCTTGCACACTAGGCATGAGAAGAGAAAGGGCGTCGTTTTGAGCTGTGCTTCCTTGTTGTATACTTGGCTCATATCTCATATGCCTCAAAAGGGGCCTTGGGTGTACTTCCTGAAAGATTTGAGGTGGTCCCAGAAGTTTGCTTCTCTCACCGCCGAAGCTTTGGTGTGGTCCCAGAaggggctctatttatag